From Thalassotalea psychrophila:
GCGGGCAAGCAGCATACTCTGATGGTTTCGGTCCAAAACCAGGCGATGTATTTCATGCTGAATATAATAATTTAGACTCTGTAAAAGAGCTTATTTCTGATAAAACCTGTGCAGTTGTAATGGAACCATTACAAGGTGAAGGCGGAATTATTTCTCCTACTAATGAATTTATTCAAGGTGTACGTGATCTATGTGATCAACATAACGCTTTATTAGTCTTTGATGAAGTACAAACAGGTGTTGGCCGAACTGGCGACCTATATGCTTATATGGGGTTAAATGTAACTCCCGATATCCTAACTACGGCAAAAGCGTTAGGTGGTGGTTTCCCTATTGGCGCAATGTTAACAACAACAGAAATCGCCAAGCATTTAAAAATTGGTACTCATGGTAGTACTTATGGCGGTAACCCGCTTGCATGTGCTGTTGCTGAAGCCGCTTTTGATACTGTAAACGATCCTGCAGTTTTAGCTGGTGTATTAACAAAAGCCACTATTTTTAAAGATGGTTTAAACAATATCAATGAAAAATATAATGTCTTTAAGGAAATTCGTGGTAAAGGTTTATTAATTGGTGCAGTACTAACTGATGACTACCAAGGTAGAGCTAAAGAATTCCTTAATGCAGCAATGTCTGAAGGCCTAATGTCTTTAGTTGCTGGTGCAAGTATAGTTCGCTTTGCTCCTTCTCTAGTAATTCCTGATGCTGATATTGCTGAAGGCTTACTTCGCTTTGAAAAAGCGGTTGCAAGTATTGTAAAAGGTTAAGGATTTCCTTAACCCATTTCAACGAACTTTAAAGAGAATACTCTATGATCATCATCCGTCCTATTCGAAATAGTGATTACGATGTTTTACACCAAATTGCGGTGGAGTCAGGACATGGTTTTACTTCGCTTCCAGTTAATGAAGAGCTTTTACTTAGTCGTATAAATCGTGCGACTAAATCATTTCATACTGCGATAGAAAACTGTGGCGATGAAGGCTACCTTTTTGTAATGGAAGACACTGCAACCGGTGAAGTCGTCGGTACTACAGCCATCGAAACTGCGGTTGGCTTACACGATGCTTTTTATCATTACCATGTAGGTAAAGTTGTTCATTCTTCTCGTGAGCTGAATATTCATAACACTGTTGAAACCTTGACGTTAAATAATGATTACACCGGCACTTCTGAACTTTGTACTCTTTATTTGCGAGATAATTACCGAGTAAATAACAATGGCCGATTTTTGTCTAAATGCCGCATGTTATTTATGGCTGAACATACCAAGCGTTTCAACAATACGATAATCGCTGAGATGCGTGGTGTATCTGATGAAAATGGTAATTCGCCATTTTGGCAATGGTTAGAAGAGCACTTCTTTTCACTAGACTTCCCTACTGCTGATTATTTAACAGGCATTGGTAAAAAAGAGTTTATTGCAGAACTAATGCCTAAATACCCTATTTATGTAAGTTTATTAAGTAAAGAAGCGCAAAAAGTTATCGGTCAAGTGCATCAATATACGGTACCTGCACTACGTTTACTTGAAAATGAAGGTTTCGTTAATCGAGGTTATGTTGATATTTTTGACGCCGGTCCGACTGTAGAAGCAGAGCTTAAAACTATTAAAACTGTACGTAACTCAATGCGCTTAAAAGTGCAGGTAGGTGAGGTGCAAGGTACAACTAAAGCAATGATATGCAACACTAAAGTGAAAAATTTCAGGGCGGTTCAAATGCCAATTGAAATTAATCAAGATGACAACACTGCAATCATTGATCAAAAAACTGCGGAAGCTTTACAAATTACTGATGGTGATTTTGTAAGAGTTGCAAAAAGTTAATTGCTGTTTAATCAGCGAGAGGTAAAAAATGACAAATTCTGTACAATTTATTAACGGACAATGGCAACCAGGCCAAGGTCACAAAATGAATTCATTAAACCCTGCATTGAATGAAGTAATTTGGCAAGGTGAATCGGCTTCGCTAGAGCAAGTTGATGTTGCTATTAATAGTGCTCGCAATGCTTTTGAAGAGTGGGGGTTTGCTAGTGTAGATGAGCGCCTTGTAGTAATTAAGCGTTATATGGATATTCTGACTGAACACAAAGAAGAAATGGCCTTAGCCATAGCACAAGAAACGGGCAAACCTATCTGGGAAACTCGTACTGAAGCA
This genomic window contains:
- a CDS encoding aspartate aminotransferase family protein produces the protein MTEQNSANRDLFDQVMVPNYSPSAVIPVRGKGSRVWDQDNNEYIDFAGGIAVNCLGHCHPALVEALKTQGEKLWHLSNVMTNEPALRLAKKLVDSTFAEKVYFANSGAESNEAALKLARRWALDVHGADKTEIIAFKQGFHGRTFFTVTVGGQAAYSDGFGPKPGDVFHAEYNNLDSVKELISDKTCAVVMEPLQGEGGIISPTNEFIQGVRDLCDQHNALLVFDEVQTGVGRTGDLYAYMGLNVTPDILTTAKALGGGFPIGAMLTTTEIAKHLKIGTHGSTYGGNPLACAVAEAAFDTVNDPAVLAGVLTKATIFKDGLNNINEKYNVFKEIRGKGLLIGAVLTDDYQGRAKEFLNAAMSEGLMSLVAGASIVRFAPSLVIPDADIAEGLLRFEKAVASIVKG
- the astA gene encoding arginine N-succinyltransferase gives rise to the protein MIIIRPIRNSDYDVLHQIAVESGHGFTSLPVNEELLLSRINRATKSFHTAIENCGDEGYLFVMEDTATGEVVGTTAIETAVGLHDAFYHYHVGKVVHSSRELNIHNTVETLTLNNDYTGTSELCTLYLRDNYRVNNNGRFLSKCRMLFMAEHTKRFNNTIIAEMRGVSDENGNSPFWQWLEEHFFSLDFPTADYLTGIGKKEFIAELMPKYPIYVSLLSKEAQKVIGQVHQYTVPALRLLENEGFVNRGYVDIFDAGPTVEAELKTIKTVRNSMRLKVQVGEVQGTTKAMICNTKVKNFRAVQMPIEINQDDNTAIIDQKTAEALQITDGDFVRVAKS